A window of Methylobacterium bullatum genomic DNA:
TGACGCTGACGCCGCATGACGGTTCGGATGCGGTCGAGTACCTGATCCCGAAGGGCAAGCACATCCACCTCCAGGACGGAGACGTGGTGGAGCTCGGCGACTACATCGTCGACGGCAACCCGGCGCCGCACGACATCCTGGCGATCAAGGGCGTGGAGGAGCTCGCCGCCTACCTCGTCAACGAGATCCAGGAGGTCTACCGGCTCCAGGGCGTGTCCATCAACGACAAGCACATCGAGGTGATCGTCCGTCAGATGCTGCAGAAGGTGGAGATCACCGATGGCGGCGATTCGGAGATCCTGACGGGAGACCAGATCGACCGGACGGAACTCGCGGACATCAACGAGAAGCTGCTCGCCGAGAACAAGAAGCCCGTGGTGGGCGTGCCCGTGCTGCTGGGCATCACCAAGGCCTCCCTGCAGACGAAGTCGTTCATCTCGGCGGCCTCGTTCCAGGAAACCACCCGCGTCCTCACGGAGGCGGCCGTCAACGGCAAGATCGACCATCTCGAGGGTCTGAAGGAGAACGTGATCGTCGGCTCGCTCATCCCGGCGGGCACGGGATCCATGGCAGCCGACATCCGCGCCGTGGCGCGGCGCCGCGACGCCATGATCCTGCAGCAGAAGGCAGCGGAGAGTGGCGCCCAGCCCCTCAGCGAGTTGCCGCCAGCCGCTGAGTGATCTCGACGACAGCGTTCGAAACGAAACCGGGGGCGGCCAGCGATGGCCGCCCTTTCTCGTTGGGCGAAACCGTCCTGGCGATGGACAGACGAGTTCCACTCCCGGGCGGGCAGCCCCCGCGAATCAGCAGGGCGTCCGCCCACCGGCCGGTGCTCACAACCTTGATCCGATGGAGCGAACCTGCCATCCATCGCCTCAGCTGGGCGACCGACTCCTCAAAGGGACGATAATCGGGTGTTAACCGCCGGTCGGACCAAACTTTATCGTGCTTCGGGATTGACGTTCCGCCGTCCCCCGCATAGAAGCACGCCACTCCGGCACAACAGCAGGACATAGCGAGTCGCGACCCTCGGGCCGACAGACATTCGCTAATCCGGTTCCGGCACTCACATCGACTGACGTCCTTGTCAGATCAGTAGGTACGAGCGCGCTGCAAGGCGTGATCCTCTGCCGAACACGCGCCACGGGTCCTCACCGATCCATGGCGCATATTCGTTTTGCGGATCTTCTTATCGAGATCCGCGACAGCTCGGAAACGGGCTGCCTCGTGAAGCCGAACATGGGATCGCGACTAAGCGGTCCGAATGAAGAGGGCAGAGTATGCCGACGATCAACCAGCTGATCGCGCAGCCGCGTAAAGCGCAGAAGAGCCGCAACAAGGTGCCGGCGCTCGACGCTTGCCCGCAGAAGCGTGGCGTTTGCACCCGCGTCTACACGACGACGCCGAAGAAGCCGAACTCGGCTCTCCGTAAGGTCGCCAAGGTCCGTCTGACCAACGGTTTCGAGGTCATCGGGTACATCCCCGGTGAAGGTCACAACCTTCAAGAGCACTCTGTGGTCATGATCCGCGGCGGCCGCGTGAAGGATCTTCCCGGCGTTCGCTACCACATCTTGCGCGGCGTGCTCGACACGCAGGGCGTCAAGGGTCGTAAGCAGCGCCGCTCCAAGTACGGCGCCAAGCGTCCGAAGTAAGAATTTCGCTCATCCCGTAAGGATGTCGCCGACCTCGACGAGGTTCAGGCGGCCTGCGCGGGGTGGTTTCAAGACCTTGATTGATAGACGGAGCGAGCGATGTCCCGCCGCCATTCTGCTGAAAAGCGTGAGATCATCCCGGACGCCAAGTACGGCGACATCGTGCTCACCAAGTTCATGAATTCGATCATGTACGAGGGCAAGAAGTCGATCGCCGAAGGTATCGTGTACGGCGCTTTCGACATCGTCGAGAACCGCGCTCGTGCGAACCCGATCGAGGTGTTCCGCGCCGCTCTCGAGAACGTCGCTCCGGCGATCGAAGTGCGGTCCCGTCGCGTCGGCGGCGCGACCTATCAGGTCCCCGTCGAGGTTCGCACCGAGCGTCGTCAGGCTCTGGCGATCCGCTGGCTCATCCAGGCCGCCCGTGGCCGCAACGACCGCACCATGGTCGAGCGCCTCTCGGCCGAACTCCTCGATGCCGCGAACAACCGTGGCAACGCGGTCAAGAAGCGGGAAGACACGCACCGGATGGCTGAAGCCAACCGCGCCTTCTCGCACTACCGCTGGTAAGCGGCCCCGGACCCTTTCAGGAGCAATCCGATGCCCCGCACGCATGCGATCGAGGACTACCGTAATTTCGGCATCATGGCTCACATTGATGCTGGCAAAACCACGACCACTGAGCGGATCCTCTACTACACCGGCAAGTCCCATAAGATCGGCGAAGTCCATGACGGCGCCGCGACGATGGATTGGATGACGCAGGAGCAGGAGCGTGGCATCACGATCACCTCCGCCGCGACCACCTGCTTCTGGCGCGACAAGCGCCTGAACATCATCGACACCCCCGGCCACGTGGACTTCACCATCGAAGTGGAGCGCTCGCTGCGCGTCCTCGACGGCGCCGTTTGCGTGCTCGATGGCAACCAGGGCGTCGAGCCCCAGACGGAGACCGTCTGGCGCCAGGCCGACAAGTACGACGTTCCGCGCGTCGTGTTCGTCAACAAGATGGACAAGATCGGCGCCGACTTCTTCAAATGCGTCGCCGACATCATCGACCGTGTCGCCGGCAAGCCCGTTTGCCTGCAGCTTCCGATCGGCGCCGAGACGACCTTCAAGGGCGTCATCGACCTGATCAAGATGAAGGCCATCGTCTGGACGTCCGAGAAGCTCGGCGCCGATTTCTCGGAGACCGAGATCCCGGCCGACCTTGCCGATCAGGCTGCCGAATACCGGATCAAGCTCGTCGAAGCCTGCGTCGAGATGGATGACGATGCCATGTCGGCCTATCTCGACGGTGTCGAGCCGGATGCCGAGACGATGCATCGCCTCGTGCGCACCGCCGTCCAGCGCCGCGCCTTCCATCCCGTGCTCTGCGGTTCGGCGTTCAAGAACAAGGGCGTTCAGCCCCTGCTCGATGCCGTCGTCGACTACCTGCCGTCTCCCGCCGATCGCGGCGAGATCAAGGGTCTCGACTTCAAGACCGAGGAAGAGACCGTTCGTCATCCGTCCGACAGCGATCCCTTCTCGATGCTGGCGTTCAAGATCATGGACGAC
This region includes:
- the rpsL gene encoding 30S ribosomal protein S12; this translates as MPTINQLIAQPRKAQKSRNKVPALDACPQKRGVCTRVYTTTPKKPNSALRKVAKVRLTNGFEVIGYIPGEGHNLQEHSVVMIRGGRVKDLPGVRYHILRGVLDTQGVKGRKQRRSKYGAKRPK
- the rpsG gene encoding 30S ribosomal protein S7, which translates into the protein MSRRHSAEKREIIPDAKYGDIVLTKFMNSIMYEGKKSIAEGIVYGAFDIVENRARANPIEVFRAALENVAPAIEVRSRRVGGATYQVPVEVRTERRQALAIRWLIQAARGRNDRTMVERLSAELLDAANNRGNAVKKREDTHRMAEANRAFSHYRW